The Pochonia chlamydosporia 170 chromosome 1, whole genome shotgun sequence genome window below encodes:
- a CDS encoding cell cycle control protein (similar to Neurospora crassa OR74A XP_001728133.1) codes for MLCGSKRSCFPGKLPKSLSCPRSQVRVVYEKRLIEQYINEHATEPGTGEALTTDDLLPLQSSRVVRPRPPTLTSIPALLATFQNEWDNLALETYNLKEQLVRTREELATALYQHDAAVRVIARLTKERDEARDSLSKVTVTDGAANGEEMVVDSVETLPEPLAGTNVIFSSLSKGRKRRPVPEGWVTADEVSSFDTTASSALPVSQATSIDLEGGYAALGGLKGEAAVYSIEADKLERQLPVNEAVTNTLWTGEKLFFATSQGNVKVYEAGNEVAAASEHAGPVTGLSIHPGAEILGSVGTDKSIVFYDVATMKRASRAFADRLTTTALTTCAFHPDGHIFAAGTLSGDVKLYMTKNLEQAAVFRLGAPVQAVAFSENGFWLAATAKGQTTVTIFDLRRTEGDAAPAKVLETGGSVQSLAWDYTGQYLATGGASGVTIQQYAKSSKKWSEPFRNSTPVVGLRWGESARKLVAVNGEGVVSVFGVKE; via the exons ATGCTTTGCGGAAGTAAGAGGAGTTGC TTTCCGGGGAAGCTCCCCAAGAGCCTGTCGTGTCCAAGAAGTCAGGTAA GGGTTGTTTACGAGAAAAGACTTATCGAGCAGTACATCAACGAGCACGCCACCGAACCGGGCACTGGCGAGGCTCTTACCACCGATGACCTTCTCCCCCTTCAGTCCTCGCGCGTCGTCCGCCCTCGCCCTCCCACACTAACATCCATACCTGCGCTTTTGGCGACCTTTCAAAACGAGTGGGACAATCTTGCCCTAGAAACGTATAATCTAAAAGAACAACTCGTACGAACGAGGGAAGAACTGGCTACCGCACTATACCAACATGATGCTGCCGTTCGCGTCATTGCGCGTTTGACAAAGGAGAGAGACGAGGCCAGGGACTCACTCAGCAAAGTCACAGTTACTGACGGTGCAGCTAATGGCGAAGAAATGGTTGTGGATAGTGTTGAAACACTACCCGAACCTTTG GCTGGTACTAATGTTATCTTTTCTAGCTTATCGAAAGGTCGCAAAAGACGGCCTGTTCCTGAAGGCTGGGTTACGGCAGACGAAGTATCCTCGTTTGACACCACAGCCTCTAGCGCTTTACCTGTCTCGCAGGCAACTTCGATCGATCTTGAGGGAGGATATGCCGCCCTTGGGGGTCTGaaaggcgaggccgctgtTTACTCTATCGAAGCCGACAAGTTGGAGAGGCAGTTGCCGGTCAACGAGGCCGTCACCAACACGCTGTGGACTGGAGAGAAGCTGTTCTTTGCCACAAGCCAAGGCAACGTGAAAGTGTACGAAGCGGGCAATGAGGTTGCCGCAGCCTCGGAGCATGCTGGTCCTGTAACTGGGCTCAGTATTCACCCTGGAGCCGAAATTCTTGGCTCCGTGGGTACAGACAAGAGCATTGTGTTCTACGACGTGGCTACTATGAAGCGAGCTAGCCGGGCCTTTGCTGAT CGACTGACAACCACAGCACTCACTACATGCGCTTTCCACCCCGATGGACACATCTTCGCGGCAGGAACATTGAGTGGGGATGTCAAACTTTATATGACCAAGAATCTGGAACAAGCTGCCGTGTTCAGGCTTGGTGCACCTGTTCAAGCCGTTGCGTTCTCCGAAAATGGattttggctggctgctACAGCCAAGGGTCAGACAACAGTCACAATCTTTGATCTCCGTCGCACGGAAGGCGATGCAGCACCTGCCAAGGTTCTGGAGACTGGTGGATCCGTGCAGTCTTTGGCTTGGGACTATACTGGCCAGTACCTGGCAACTGGAGGTGCGTCTGGCGTGACTATTCAACAGTACGCCAAGTCGAGCAAGAAGTGGAGTGAACCATTTAGAAACTCGACGCCTGTTGTTGGTCTCAGATGGGGAGAGTCGGCAAGAAAGCTTGTGGCAGTTAATGGTGAGGGTGTGGTGAGTGTATTTGGCGTCAAAGAATAG
- a CDS encoding cell cycle control protein (similar to Metarhizium robertsii ARSEF 23 XP_007818609.1) has protein sequence MARVGDTVLDLLSEDDPVEINPNPTSRTFNVLETLLNSPRQSPANSVRLRPNRRGDRRPPPLAPVSQQQSQPQQPQRTAVIDLTEELDSPIELRYSPRPSQIGRNPRRTNSQRITPPSLSRSDSTFMGPGASVIDLTVDSPEDERAPEPRVTRSHRHHHHHHHHHHHHRPRRFGQDQLIELEFMNASSASIYSNISSNVRRIAGLFGSNFMTRGFTGAPVEFPLASPREQSPKPTMEPPPPTRDGFTRDTALEGDRVVICPACKEELAYDPTGTAPQPSPTATGTKKRKRQPAEHHFWALKKCGHVENPQRPTRMALGSGSRKAKRLAARQTETTFDVPSRAARQKLVRRLSGWAFICKPNLYNQQHSRVSCVHCILPFLGMRLQGRFCAPDDKFDVSCVAWHGRAGMERRTFRLWRFRVVNFW, from the exons ATGGCACGAGTTGGGGACACGGTGCTCGACCTTTTGAGCGAGGATGATCCCGTCGAAATCAACCCTAATCCCACAAGTCGGACATTTAATGTTCTCGAAACCTTACTCAATTCTCCGCGCCAGAGTCCAGCGAACTCTGTTCGATTACGGCCAAATCGGAGAGGTGATCGACGTCCTCCACCCCTAGCACCTGTATCGCAGCAACAGtcacagcctcaacaacCGCAAAGAACGGCTGTCATTGATTTGACAGAGGAGCTGGATTCACCAATCGAACTGAGATACTCGCCACGCCCCAGTCAAATAGGTCGAAACCCGCGGCGGACCAATTCACAGAGAATTACACCACCTTCTTTATCGAGAAGCGACAGTACTTTCATGGGACCTGGTGCTAGTGTTATTGACCTGACCGTGGACTCACCAGAAGATGAACGTGCTCCCGAACCGAGGGTGACTAGAAGTCAccgacaccaccaccaccaccatcaccatcatcaccaccaccgaccTCGACGCTTTGGGCAAGATCAACTAATCGAGCTGGAATTTATGAATGCCAGTAGTGCGAGCATCTACTCCAATATTTCGAGCAACGTTCGCCGAATAGCAGGCCTGTTTGGTAGCAATTTTATGACTCGCGGCTTTACCGGTGCACCGGTCGAGTTTCCGCTCGCTTCTCCCCGCGAGCAGAGCCCCAAACCGACAATGGAACCCCCGCCACCAACCCGAGATGGATTTACTCGAGACACAGCATTGGAAGGAGATAGGGTAGTAATATGCCCAGCCTGTAAGGAAGAACTTGCATACGATCCAACCGGAACAgcaccacagccaagcccTACTGCTACGGGCACCAAAAAACGGAAACGTCAACCCGCAGAGCACCATTTCTGGGCCCTCAAGAAATGCGGACATGTAG AAAACCCACAAAGGCCAACCCGCATGGCGCTGGGTTCCGGATCTCGCAAGGCAAAGCGCCTGGCAGCACGCCAAACGGAAACGACATTCGATGTGCCGTCGAGAGCTGCGAGACAAAAGTTAGTCCGAAGACTGAGTGGGTGGGCATTTATTTGTAAACCAAACCTGTACAATCAACAGCATTCCAGGGTTTCCTGTGTACATTGCATCTTGCCATTTCTCGGTATGCGGCTGCAAGGCAGGTTTTGTGCACCTGATGACAAATTCGACGTATCATGcgtggcatggcatggcagggcAGGCATGGAGAGGCGGACGTTTAGACTCTGGCGTTTTAGGGTTGTGAATTTCTGGTAA
- a CDS encoding AMP-dependent synthetase/ligase (similar to Metarhizium robertsii ARSEF 23 XP_007818608.1), which translates to MPGQRTFTVIPTAQNPPPPQYIRPMTTKQVRKAYKAATKTPPMSRAERIKQERAEQERIRKEFEKEKAAAKARLLREKKRDRELAEREQKKKMGIPLVNVRPSQDTIARFVRGNGYGKKRDSGGETLERLRDGMRDEAGEQGEDDTGSDKRELDLIPEGDESDLEELLDTITGGTSEMEAQMEARGESNATSPTNHTSDPENASESPHKTPPKHSPRPISGPMGPPPRPNLPKQQTIPSPPPIIQQPPMSTQAILGNLDDFFPSSSQQALELQDETFDSILSDSFDDAEYPVPQKPSPAKHILPTAPSKRFFTSSGSNELVSLAIQRSKRTAALEELQDQEIPQANHTTKIDGISKGRARYSVNTVVPSESLAGVTNPKLTFDDKENATGPCGISDSQETEYGGDWVDELALDLVV; encoded by the coding sequence ATGCCAGGCCAACGCACATTCACGGTCATCCCGACCGCCCAAAACCCCCCACCACCACAATACATCCGACCCATGACGACAAAACAAGTACGCAAGGCCTACAAAGCGGCAACAAAAACCCCGCCCATGTCCCGCGCCGAGCGGATAAAACAAGAAAGAGCCGAACAAGAACGCATACGAAAGGAATtcgaaaaggaaaaggccGCCGCGAAAGCTAGGCTCCTGCGGGAGAAGAAGCGTGACAGGGAGCTGGCGGAGCgggagcagaagaagaagatgggcatACCGCTTGTGAATGTGCGGCCGAGCCAGGACACGATTGCGAGGTTTGTACGGGGGAATGGGTatgggaagaagagggaTTCGGGGGGTGAGACGCTGGAGAGATTGAGGGATGGCATGCGGGATGAGGCTGGGGAGCAGGGGGAGGATGATACGGGTAGTGATAAACGGGAGTTGGATTTGATACCGGAGGGGGATGAGAGCGATCTGGAGGAATTGCTGGATACGATAACTGGGGGAACAAGTGAGATGGAAGCGCAGATGGAAGCGAGAGGAGAATCAAACGCTACATCACCAACAAACCACACAAGTGACCCGGAAAACGCATCCGAATCACCACACAAGACACCTCCCAAGCACAGTCCAAGACCAATATCAGGACCCATGggccctcctcctcgtccaaaCCtaccaaaacaacaaaccattccctcccctccccccaTCATCCAACAACCGCCGATGAGCACGCAAGCCATCCTCGGCAACCTAgacgacttcttcccctcatcatcccaaCAGGCTCTCGAGCTCCAAGACGAAACCTTCGACTCCATTCTCAGCGACTCCTTCGACGATGCAGAATACCCCGTCCCGCAGAAACCATCACCCGCAAAACACATACTACCCACCGCCCCATCCAAACGATTCTTCACGTCCTCTGGCTCCAATGAACTTGTGTCCCTGGCCATACAGCGCAGCAAGCGCACCGCAGCGCTAGAGGAGCTGCAGGACCAGGAAATTCCACAGGCAAATCACACGACGAAAATAGACGGCATTTCAAAAGGACGGGCTCGTTACAGCGTAAATACAGTCGTGCCATCTGAATCCTTGGCCGGTGTTACGAATCCAAAACTCACGtttgacgacaaggagaatgCGACTGGGCCATGCGGTATAAGTGACTCGCAAGAGACTGAATATGGCGGGGATTGGGTGGACGAATTAGCATTGGATCTCGTTGTTTAG
- a CDS encoding aldehyde reductase (similar to Metarhizium acridum CQMa 102 XP_007807923.1) produces MASKLTISSTVKLNSGHGLPVLGFGVYQTPKENATQVCAEALRLGYRHIDSASAYRNQGPSAASIPASGIPRSEVFFTTKVPMSGKPLSYDNTHALVNTALQDTNLDYLDLVLIHSPYGGTENRLGAWKALVELVDAGKIRSIGVSNYGVHHLDELEAYIKKLEQERGGPGKGGVISVGQWEVHPWLTRSDIVDWCKQRNIAVEAYCPIVRGERWGDPKVKALADKYGKTEAQILLRWSLQRGYVPLVKSVTPSRIAENAAIFDFELTDEEVEGLVTTDYSPCAWDPTVEPLAK; encoded by the exons ATGGCATCCAAATTGACCATCAGCTCTACCGTCAAGCTCAACTCAGGCCATGGGCTCCCCGTCCTTGGATTTGGT GTTTATCAAAC ACCCAAGGAGAATGCAACCCAAGTGTGTGCTGAAGCTCTCCGCCTCGGATACCGCCAT ATTGACTCCGCGTCTGCCTATCGCAACCAAGGaccatcagcagcatcaatcCCCGCTTCAGGCATCCCACGCTCCGAAGtcttcttcaccaccaaagtCCCCATGAGCGGCAAGCCCTTATCGTACGACAACACCCACGCCCTCGTCAACACTGCTCTCCAGGACACCAACCTCGACTACCTGGACCTCGTGCTCATCCACTCCCCCTACGGCGGCACAGAAAACCGCCTCGGAGCATGGAAAGCCCTAGTCGAGCTCGTCGACGCCGGCAAGATCCGGTCCATCGGCGTATCCAACTACGGCGTCCACCACCTTGACGAACTAGAAGCCTACATCAAGAAACTAGAGCAAGAGCGCGGCGGTCCAGGAAAGGGCGGCGTCATCTCCGTCGGACAGTGGGAAGTACACCCGTGGCTGACGCGCTCAGACATCGTGGACTGGTGCAAGCAGAGGAACATCGCTGTCGAGGCGTACTGTCCCATTGTGCGAGGTGAGCGCTGGGGAGATCCCAAGGTGAAGGCCTTAGCAGACAAGTATGGAAAGACGGAGGCGCAGATTCTGCTGCGCTGGAGCTTGCAGAGGGGTTATGTGCCGTTGGTGAAGAGTGTGACGCCTTCGCGTATCGCGGAGAATGCGGCCATTTTCGATTTTGAGCTGACggatgaggaggttgagggtCTGGTTACTACGGATTATAGTCCTTGTGCTTGGGATCCGACTGTTGAGCCGCTTGCGAAGTAG
- a CDS encoding pelota (similar to Verticillium alfalfae VaMs.102 XP_003002333.1) codes for MKLINKRVLKDVEEEQISLLPEDPEDMWHAYNLIVPGDLVHAHALRKVVTVNSGTGAAAAERVHTDLTVKVKSTFFDPVISSLRVSGVVASENDHVPMGSHHTLDIEVNRSFTVIKPDGWDSVSKTTLAQALSDDKNGAMAAVVMQEGLAHICLITQFRTVLKTRVESVVPKKRDTAADQDAGLKRFFDKTLSSLLRAVDFSDSRPLLLASPGFVAQDFKEYIAKQGRDKSDKVLNAVAKQATVIHANSGHIYSLNEVLKSPEVMAKMKDMSYVKEAQYIDNFFELLKADDGRAWYGTKAVEKAVADGAVGPGGGVLLINNSLFRSQDLAIRKRYVALVDKVKIDGGEARILSSDHESGQRLKMMGDIAATLNYPMLDLDEEEEEEAAPEVVPERNHEDDPSMLESVI; via the exons ATGAAGTTGATCAATAAAAGAGTCCTAAaggatgtggaggaggaacaGATTTCTCTGCTGCCAGAAGACCCCGAGGACATG TGGCATGCCTACAACCTCATCGTCCCCGGAGATTTGGTGCACGCCCATGCCTTACGAAAGGTCGTCACAGTCAACTCCGGCACAGGTGCAGCAGCGGCCGAACGAGTCCACACAGACCTGACCGTCAAGGTCAAATCCACCTTCTTCGACCCCGTCATTTCCTCCCTACGAGTCTCCGGTGTCGTCGCATCCGAAAATGACCATGTCCCCATGGGATCCCATCACACTCTCGACATCGAAGTAAACCGATCTTTCACCGTAATCAAGCCCGACGGCTGGGATTCCGTTTCCAAAACGACCCTAGCCCAAGCACTCTCCGACGACAAGAACGGTGCCATGGCCGCTGTAGTCATGCAAGAGGGCCTAGCCCACATCTGCCTAATAACTCAGTTCCGCACCGTTCTCAAGACTCGCGTAGAGAGTGTTGTTCCTAAGAAGCGCGATACTGCTGCCGATCAGGACGCTGGCCTCAAGCGATTCTTCGACAAGACGCTCTCCTCACTACTACGCGCTGTCGACTTTTCAGACTCTCGGCCGCTCCTGCTAGCAAGTCCCGGATTCGTGGCTCAAGATTTCAAAGAGTACATTGCAAAACAGGGTCGAGACAAGTCGGACAAGGTCCTCAACGCCGTTGCCAAGCAAGCTACCGTCATTCACGCCAACTCTGGGCACATATACAGTCTAAACGAAGTCCTCAAAAGTCCCGAGGtgatggccaagatgaaagaTATGAGCTACGTCAAGGAAGCACAGTACATAGATAATTTCTTTGAACTTCTAAAGGCCGACGACGGGCGAGCCTGGTACGGTACGAAAGCGGTAGAAAAGGCGGTTGCTGACGGTGCAGTCGGACCCGGAGGCGGCGTTttgctcatcaacaactcatTGTTCCGGAGTCAGGATTTGGCAATCCGCAAAAGATATGTCGCGTTGGTTGATAAAGTTAAGATTGATGGGGGAGAAGCGAGGATATTGAGCAGCGACCATGAGAGTGGGCAACGGTTGAAAATGATGGGCGATATTGCTGCTACGTTGAATTACCCGATGCTTGATTTagatgaggaagaggaggaagaggccgCACCGGAGGTTGTGCCTGAGCGAAATCATGAGGATGATCCTAGCATGCTAGAGAGCGTCATATAG
- a CDS encoding transposase (similar to Metarhizium robertsii ARSEF 23 XP_007817108.2): MLIRSVLNTIALQAVDKTLLMLAMAHPPGFPEPSETLPVDSADESISDSDECNEIDESEDWNGEPWEAVFPSDSSLLTTTYESLELLLDSLKEFCVQNRMGLITIRSQKNKAKTRTIKCELVCDKSRYYKPRESIAKIRNTNTTKLAANCPFKVIVQSLHANNYEWSMRVVSSLHRDHGPSQGLTEHYQWRKLTDEQMNLLKDLCLDKTISSRSVHKQLCQKWPQIAIRRTDIYNWRWKVNQAKRQGYGPANDFVRTLSESKRVWIWGLDWIHDEFRFRNAAWAYHKGGKMWQQFSSCLQIDATYKTNCYKMPLVTVVTVSSEKTSMPICYGLLNNEQVATYEWFLQQLSRFQQAGNIAPPKVIITDKDDQLRAAARQIFPNAQLQLCVFHINSNVVLSIKKWWKKTDGSETDSDSDNADTADIQEMERGNVNVKDMKDSKLGPVPKRVLKTRAGLYLLWRHMVFSRSEDEFNQAWRQLQETFEHQERILSYLKSTYLPLKKEWACCYTRHYRNFGLITTAPAESNHHSLKTYNLSLRSDLPDVEEATASQTVDKRLLYKDKIQQANTTIRNQFSGREWLGQLPLSVTRWALDQLNEIHRLMESGQISKKPLLACTGSTKAQYGLPCAHMLLRLADQDKPLKREDLDPFWHIKRSREIDDPLLQVQRPPMGIPKGRPQNGEPFGNERAIPDHQLAPQGSTRSGVKRSARRNYSQFELGSTLDEEDAADLPDQQQPRRKRSKVSARVTTRDTRQQAKGHRGGNNPAKQHHSPDVEEDHKITKILLAKGQKKWKEKEKVGDSIVVATD, translated from the coding sequence ATGTTAATTCGCAGTGTattgaatacaatagctttaCAAGCCGTCGATAAGACTCTTCTaatgctggctatggcgcaCCCTCCAGGCTTCCCCGAACCGTCTGAAACGCTACCTGTCGACTCAGCAGATGAATCTATTAGTGACTCCGATGAATGTAACGAGATCGATGAATCTGAGGATTGGAATGGTGAACCATGGGAGGCGGTCTTTCCATCGGACTCTTCTCTTCTAACAACAACTTATGAGTCTCTTgagttgctcctcgacagcctaAAGGAGTTTTGTGTTCAGAATCGGATGGGCCTCATCACGATACGAAGTCAAAAGAATAAGGCGAAGACTAGAACAATAAaatgtgagcttgtctgtgataAGAGTCGGTATTATAAGCCCAGAGAGTCAATCGCCAAAATACGGAACACGAATACAAcgaagttggccgccaactGCCCGTTCAAAGTTATCGTTCAGtccctccatgccaacaactacgaaTGGTCCATGAGAGTTGTCAGCTCCCTTCATCGAGACCACGGGCCATCACAAGGCCTCACCGAGCACTACCAATGGAGAAAGTTAACAGACGAACAAATGAACCTCCTGAAagatctttgtcttgacaagacgatctCTTCTCGATCCGTTCACAAGCAActgtgccaaaagtggcCTCAGATTGCTATTCGCAGGACGGATATATataactggcgatggaaagtcaaccaagccaaacgtcAAGGCTACGGCCCCGCCAATGACTTTGTACGGACGCTCTCTGAGTCGAAGAGAGTCTGGATATGGGGCTTAGACTGGATTCATGATGAGTTCCGTTTTCGAAATGCCGCTTGGGCTTATCATAAAGGGGGAAAGATGTGGCAacaattctcgtcatgtctccagaTTGACGCTACATATAAGACCAACTGCTATAAAATGCCTTTGGTTACTGTCGTAACTGTATCGTCGGAGAAGACGTCCATGCCAATTTGTTATGGCCTTCTTAATAACGAACAAGTTGCTACTTATGAgtggttcctccaacagctgtcgagattccaacaagcagGCAACATCGCGCCGCCAAAAGTTATTATCACGGATAAGGACGACCAGCtgcgtgctgcagcacggcaaatatttcctaatgcgcaacttcagctatgtgtcttccatatcaacagcaatgtggTCTTATCTATtaagaagtggtggaagaaaaccgATGGCTCTGAGACAGATAGCGATagtgacaatgcagatacTGCTGACATTCAAGAGATGGAACGTGGGAATGTCAACGTTAAAGATATGAaggattccaaacttggccctGTTCCCAAACGAGTATTAAAAACTCGAGCTGGTCTGTACCTCCTCTGGAGACATATGGTATTTAGCAGATcggaggacgagttcaatcaagcatggcggcaacttcaagagacCTTTGAACACCAGGAGCGCATTCTGAGTTATCTCAAGAGCACATATTTacctttgaagaaagaatgggcatGCTGCTATACTCGCCATTATCGGAACTTCGGTTTGATTACGACAGCACCGGCCGAGTCAAACCATCATTCTCTGAAGACCTACAACCTATCCCTTCGGTCCGACCTCCctgatgtcgaagaggccACAGCTAGTCAGACAGTGGATAAACGTCTGCTatataaagacaaaatacaacaagcaaacaccaccattcggAACCAGTTCtcaggaagagagtggcttggccagctgccttTAAGTGTCACTCGTTGGGCACTAGACCAACTCAACGAGATCCACAGGCTTATGGAATCAGGccagatctccaagaagcctttACTAGCGTGTACAGGCTCTACTAAGGCTCAAtacggcttgccttgtgctcacaTGCTCCTCAGGTTAGCTGATCAAGATAAGCCACTGAAgagggaagacttggatccattttggcacatcaaacgatctcgagaaattgacgatcctcttcttcaggtACAGCGTCCTCCGATGGGAATACCCAAGGGACGACCacaaaatggcgaaccatttggcaacgaacgTGCGATTCccgatcatcaacttgcgcctCAAGGGTCAACACGAAGTGGCGTTAAGAGATCAGCACGTCGGAActactctcaattcgagctaGGGTcaactcttgacgaggaagacgcagccgacctaccagaccaacaacagcctcggcgaaaACGGAGTAAAGTTTCTGCTAGAGTCACAACTCGAGatactcgtcaacaggcaaagggACACAGGGGCGGGAATAATCCAGctaaacagcatcattctccaGATGTAGAGGAGGACCATAAAATAACgaagattttgcttgcgaagggacagaaaaagtggaaggaaaaggaaaaggttggtgatagcATTGTAGTTGCAACGGATTAA